The following is a genomic window from Methanoplanus sp. FWC-SCC4.
AGGGTGGTTGCAACAGGAACTTTTGATATACTTCACCCTGGCCATGTATTCTATCTTGAAGAGTCAAAAAAACTCGGAGATGAGCTGCACGTAATAGTAGCAAGGGATGCAAACGTAAAGCACAAACCAAGACCGGTTATCCCCGAGGAACAGAGGCTCATGATGGTAAGAGCACTCAAAACAGTTGACTTTGCACGCCTTGGTTCTGAAAAAGACATGTTTGAACCAATAGAAGAGATAAAACCCGATATTATCACAATAGGATTCAACCAGTACTTTGACACAGGCAAACTTAAAGACCAACTCAATGAGAGAGGAATTTATTCTGAAGTCGTAAAAATAAATGATTACAAAGGGCAGGGATTTTCCAGTTCGAGAAGCATCATGCAGCAGATATTAAAGCAGCGCTGTAATGAAACCCTGGAAAAATAAATAATAAAATCAAAAAATCCCCGTTCACTTATTTGATCTTCATATGTGTTGATCTTATTATTCAAGAAGACTTGTCCAGATTTTATTTTGGTTTAACAAAAGCCAGTATTTTTTTAGCTCTTTTCTGTGATCACGGTATAATGGACAGTGATTTTCAACAACGCTCCAAAAAGACCGTGAATGATTCATCTCTTTGAGGTGGGCAAGTTCATGAACAATTACATAATCCCTTAAATGCGGGGGAAGCCCGATCAGCCTGAGATTGAAATTGAGATTGCCCTTTGAGGAACAGCTGCCCCACCTTGTCTTCTGTTTTTTAACAGAATACCTGTTGTATGATACACCCATATCTTCTGAAAAATAATCAAGACGGGGAGTCAGATCATTTTTCAGCCTTTCTTTCAGATAATTTTCAAGGTCAGAGGGCGATGAATAAAAAATGACTTCATCCTGAAAGTCAATCCTGCATGAATCACCCCCGCAGATGTCATAATAAATACCATATATCAGAAACTTATCGTCATTTAAAGAGCAGGGGGTATTCTCAGAAATTTGCCGGACATGCTTTAAAATCCATGCCTTCTTTTCATTAAGAACAGAATTTACATCAAACCCAGGGGGAGCGACCACTTTTATAGTTTTGTCGGGCAGAACAGATATTCGGATATTTTTTACAGGACGCCTGACAACAGAGACGTCGCATCCGGAAAATTTCATATAATCTGTCCATCTGAAAATAATTTATCAGAGATCAATTCATTTTTCTTGTCTTGAGCATACCAATCGGACTTTTTACGTTGGGACGCCGCTTTACGGTAATTCCGTAATGCTTTGAGAGCATATCCCTGACCTTATCCGACTCAATCCATCCTGTATCAAGCTTTCTTACTATACTGTCTATTTCCATCGCCTGTAAAATTATCTTTTCCCCAAATGACCCGCCTTCAAGATCGGCAAGGCCCACAATTCCCTGAAGCGGATTTCTTATATGATCATTTAATATGGCAAACTGCTCCATATTTTTTTCAATCTGGAAAAAAGCCTCTTTTTTAAGCTCTTCAAGTTGATAACTGCGGGTCCTGTCGCGAAGAATAGTCAAAACCTTCACAACCTCCCCGTCCTCAAAAATCGGAGACTTTAAAACCTCATATATAGTAAGCCCGCCGTCTTCACGGTGCTTTACTGTTGTGTCAAGTGTTTCTCCGGATGTAAACACATACCGGTATTCAAGGCAGAGTTTTCCAGTAAGATAAGGGGCAATATCCTGAAGGTTTTTACCTTGAAGTTCCCCGGACGAATTATTATATCCGGTTATTCTTCCAAATGCCCTGTTATATATTTCAATACCCAGATCCCTGTTTACAACAACAAGAGCGTCATGTATTGCATCAATTGTTGTCCGGTGCAGTATTTCAGACTCAAAAATAGCATCACGGCTTCTTTTTGTTTCTTTGCAGTCTGAAAATCCGCCTTCGAGAATCATTGCAATGTAATTTTTTTCATTATGGGAAAATTCGGCTGATTTAAATTTTAAACGGACACCTTCACAGGAATTGTCTTTTATTTTTGCAATTACTTTATTTTCACAATCAGATTCAACCGAAATAAAAATATCGCTGATATTTAAGGAGACGGCATCTAAATTCAGGCTTTTATAATAAAGGACAGCGGATTTGTTTGTATATTCAATATTTCCCGACGGATACCCGAATATCAAAACCGGTTTTTCAGAGAGATTAAAAACAGGATCAATGAAATCAGGCAAATCCTTTTCTTCAGGCAATCCGGAAGTATTACAAACAGGATTTTCAATAATCATCCTGATTTTATTTATCGTATCAGACTGTCCTGCGGGCAATATATTATCTCCTGAAATTTCAGTTTTCTGAAATCATATTGTCAGTAATATTTGTATTATCTATGAATTATTAAATCAGCAGTGATTTTCCAAACTGATTTGCACCATTGTAACGATACCTGATTCTATATTTTTCGTTTAAATGTTATATATATAGTGATAATAACCCGGCAATTCAAAGAGAGATTTAAGAAATTTCAGATAATAATTATATGATTA
Proteins encoded in this region:
- a CDS encoding adenylyltransferase/cytidyltransferase family protein, with product MKRVVATGTFDILHPGHVFYLEESKKLGDELHVIVARDANVKHKPRPVIPEEQRLMMVRALKTVDFARLGSEKDMFEPIEEIKPDIITIGFNQYFDTGKLKDQLNERGIYSEVVKINDYKGQGFSSSRSIMQQILKQRCNETLEK
- a CDS encoding M48 family metallopeptidase, which translates into the protein MKFSGCDVSVVRRPVKNIRISVLPDKTIKVVAPPGFDVNSVLNEKKAWILKHVRQISENTPCSLNDDKFLIYGIYYDICGGDSCRIDFQDEVIFYSSPSDLENYLKERLKNDLTPRLDYFSEDMGVSYNRYSVKKQKTRWGSCSSKGNLNFNLRLIGLPPHLRDYVIVHELAHLKEMNHSRSFWSVVENHCPLYRDHRKELKKYWLLLNQNKIWTSLLE
- a CDS encoding PAS domain-containing protein, with translation MPAGQSDTINKIRMIIENPVCNTSGLPEEKDLPDFIDPVFNLSEKPVLIFGYPSGNIEYTNKSAVLYYKSLNLDAVSLNISDIFISVESDCENKVIAKIKDNSCEGVRLKFKSAEFSHNEKNYIAMILEGGFSDCKETKRSRDAIFESEILHRTTIDAIHDALVVVNRDLGIEIYNRAFGRITGYNNSSGELQGKNLQDIAPYLTGKLCLEYRYVFTSGETLDTTVKHREDGGLTIYEVLKSPIFEDGEVVKVLTILRDRTRSYQLEELKKEAFFQIEKNMEQFAILNDHIRNPLQGIVGLADLEGGSFGEKIILQAMEIDSIVRKLDTGWIESDKVRDMLSKHYGITVKRRPNVKSPIGMLKTRKMN